One region of Rhizoctonia solani chromosome 9, complete sequence genomic DNA includes:
- a CDS encoding ricin-type beta-trefoil lectin domain protein, with protein MASSTPTTSQPTFASGVYKLKNVATGTLLDLWNGETNEGTIIQEPELNTSPIANANAHIDIDLQWHVEWTGTANQLTLRNFKSGTYFGAGPSGVQNGSAPLGSATAVPVVLVVADKGYAIEPVADRGVVLDLQTNSSANRVPAVYRTNTATDTQKWVFVKAD; from the exons ATGGCATCTTCAACACCAACTACGTCTCAGCCTACTTTTGCTTCAGGTGTCTATAAGCTCAAGAACGTTGCGACCGGCACCCTCCTTGATCTGTGGAACGGGGAAACCAACGAAGGCACAATTATCCAAG AGCCGGAGCTCAACACATCACCCATCGCAAATGCCAATGCGCATATTGATATTGACTTGCAGTGGCACGTCGAGTGGACCGGTACCGCCAACCAACTGACCCTGCGCAACTTCAAGAGCGGTACTTATTTCGGGGCCGGTCCCAGTGGAGTTCAAAACGGCAGCGCGCCCTTGGGATCTGCGACCGCCGTGCCTGTAGTTCTTGTGGTGGCCGACAAGGGATATGC TATCGAGCCCGTGGCTGACCGTGGGGTTGTGCTTGACCTTCAGACCAACAGCTCCGCGAACAGAGTACCT GCGGTGTACCGGACCAACACTGCCACTGACACGCAAAAGTGGGTCTTTGTCAAGGCTGATTGA
- a CDS encoding short chain dehydrogenase encodes MLPVTWLITGSSRGIGLALVTELAKYSSNIIFATCRHPEKAACLREVANKAYPERVHIVPLDVTDEVSIKEAATEIGERLSHVGPIPGDMGLDYLVQNAAITLPGDGDNAITLEAESFHEIMTTNVLGPALVMKHMHQHLKKSFRPVVVNVSSGLASIAMDLGPHKTSYSISKTALHMLTYKQAKACPDMIVLSVHPASVKTDMGTSEAELEPPYVAAEMIQLLQRATLEDSGKFLRYDGELEAWEPKY; translated from the exons ATGCTGCCCGTGACCTGGCTAATTACCGG CTCATCTCGCGGTATCGGGCTCGCTCTTGTTACAGAGTTAGCTAAATACTCGAGCAATATCATCTTCGCTACATGTCGCCATCCAGAAAAGGCTGCATGTCTTAGGGAAGTAGCGAATAAAGCTTATCCTGAGCGGGTACACATTGTACCACTTGATGTCACCGACGAGGTTTCGATCAAAGAGGCAGCtactgaaattggggaaaGGCTCTCCCATGTGGGACCCATCCCGGGAGATATGGGTCTGGATTATTTGGTTCAGAATGCGGCGATT ACGCTGCCC GGAGACGGGGATAATGCAATAACCCTTGAAGCCGAATCGTTTCACGAAATAATGACCACAAACGTTTTGGGACCAGCGTTAGTAATGAAGCACATGCATCAACATTTAAAAAAGAGCTTTCGACCAGTCGTAGTTAATGTTTCTTCTGGGCTGGCATctattgccatggaccttgGACCACACAAAACAAGTTATAGTATTAGCAAGACTGCCTTGCACATGTTG ACCTATAAACAGGCTAAAGCTTGTCCAGATATGATTGTTTTATCTGTGCACCCAGCGTCGGTAAAAACAG ACATGGGAACAAGCGAAGCCGAACTTGAGCCACCATATGTGGCGGCGGAAATGATACAACTACTGCAACGGGCCACTCTGGAAGATTCGGGAAAGTTTCTTCGGTATGATGGTGAATTGGAGGCATGGGAGCCCAAATATTGA